From the genome of Rhizobium oryzihabitans:
TCGCGGCATGGTCACCGGCGGTCTGGAAGTGCGTTATCCCTGGCTCTTCACGGCGCTCAACAGCAGCCACGTGATCGAACCGATCGCGCAGATCTTCGTGCGGCCGAACGAGCAATATGCCGGCCGTCTTCCGAACGAGGATGCGCAGGCCTTCGTATTCGACGCAACCAACCTCTTCGAGCGCGACAAATTCTCCGGTTTCGACCGGATCGAAGGCGGCACGCGCGCAAATATCGGCTTCCGCTATAACGGCACCTTCGACAATGGCTACGGCGTTCGCGCCATTGCCGGCCAGTCCTTCCATCTGGCGGGTGACAATTCCTTCGCCTCCTACGATCTCGTCAATGCAGGAGCCAATTCGGGCCTCGAATCCGACCGTTCGGATTACGTCGCCATGGCGGCTTTCGATGCGCCGATCGGCCTTTCGCTGTCGTCGAGCCTGCGTCTCGACAAGGACGATCTCGACATCAACCGGTCGGAGACGGGCATCAGCTATTCAGACCGCCGCCTCACCGGCAAGCTCAGCTATACGCAGGTCAAGGCACAGCCGAAATATGGCTATAACGAAGACCGCGATATCATCCAGGCGTCAGGTACATTGCGCATGGACGACAACTGGTCGCTGTTCGGCTCGATCAATTACGATCTGAACGGAAAATTTGCGGCAGAGCGCCGTATTGGCATTGCCTATCAGGATGAGTGCACGATCCTGACGGTCAGCTACTCCGACGAAGGTAATATCAATTCCAGCCGGCAGGCCGCCAATGACTGGTCGATCAATGCCCGTCTGGCTTTCCGTACACTCGGCGATGTCAGCATCGGCTCCGCAAACGAAGACTGGGCCGACATGGATATCGGCTGGAAGCCGAACAATTACTGAGTTTAAAGGCAGGCCGCACAGCATCGTGGCCTGCCTTTTTGCTGCTCAGTCAGTAAAAGTCACGGTTTTGCCGCAACAACGCGCCAGTGTCGGCTTGGCATAAGACCGTATCGGGTTTTCTTTCAACAACCGACACATTGCCGTTTTGCGGATCGCGATGATATATACGTGGCAATTCGCGGTGCGGATGCAGAAGTGCAGGTCTGAAAGGCCGGGGGTGCGGAACTCCCCATCGACAGACAGAACAGATTGGCGGGACGGGGAAACAGGACCCTGCCCGACGAAAGGGAGAAGGACATGATGAATTTCGGAAAGACGGCTTTGCGTGGCGCTGCTTTTGCCTTTGCGATATTCGCCGTTCCCATGGCCATTGTGCCCTATGCCGGCCAGGCTTTCGCCGATAACACCGTCAAGATCGTCGTCAACAAGACCCCCATTACCAATGACGATATTGCCAAGCGCGTCGCCTTCCTGAAGCTGCAGCGCCAGTCCGGCAATCTCAATGAAAAGGCCCGCGAGCAGCTCGTCGACGAAGCGCTGAAACGTGAGGAAATCGGCCGTGTGAAAATGTCGGTCAGCACCGAAGACGTCGATGCCGCTTTTGCGCGTTTTGCCGGCAACAACAAGATGACCCCGCAGCAATTGACCAAGGTGTTGTCGCAGGCTGGGGTCGGCGCCGACCATTTCAAATCCTTCATTGCCGTGCAGATGAGCTGGCCGCGCCTCGTCAACGCCCGCTACGGCGCACGTGGCAAGATGTCGACGCAGGATCTCGTTACCCGTCTGAAGGAACGCGGCGAAAAGCCGGTAACGACGGAATATTTCCTGCAGCAGGTGATTTTCGTCATCCCGGAATCAAAGCGCAACTCCATTACCGGCAAGCGCAAGGCCGAGGCTGAAGCTTCCCGCAAGCGTTATCCCGGCTGCGACCAGGCCATGACCTTCGCCGCGACCATGCGCGATGTGGCGATCAAGGATCTCGGACGCATTCTCGCACCCGAGCTGCCGGAAGACTGGAAGGCGCTGGTGGAAAAAACCAAGGAAGGCGGCACCACCGGCACGCGCGTCACCGAAAAGGGCGTCGAATATCTGGCGATCTGCAAGCAGCGTCAGGTTTCAGACGATTATGCCGCCGAAATGGTGTTCAAGTCCGAAGACCTGATGAAGGCCAAGGAAGGCGAAAACCCGAACGAAAAGAAATACATGGATGAGTTGCGCAAGAAAGCGCAGATCGTCAACACCTGATACGAGAGCCGGCCTTTCCGTGACACATGCATCCCTGCCGCTTGCCCTGACACAGGGAGACCCAGCCGGTATCGGCCCTGATATTGCCATTGCCGCCTGGGCCAGGCGCCGGGAAAACGGCGTGGCGCCCTTCGTCTTCATAGGCGATCCGGATGTGGTGGCGAGCCGTGCGGCCCTGATTGGCATTCCGGTCAATATCGAGACGTGCGATGTGGCCGATGCCGTCGACCTTTTCGATCGCGCCTTTCCGGTCCTTCCCCTTCCCGTCGGTTTCGAGGTACAGGCAGGCCAGCCGCATGTCGGCGCGGCCCATGCGACGATCAAGGCGATCGAGACCGCCGTTTCCCTGACCGTCGAGGGCAAGACTGCCGCCGTCGTTACCAATCCCATTGCGAAATCCGTGCTCTACGAAGCCGGCTTCGGTT
Proteins encoded in this window:
- a CDS encoding peptidylprolyl isomerase, whose amino-acid sequence is MMNFGKTALRGAAFAFAIFAVPMAIVPYAGQAFADNTVKIVVNKTPITNDDIAKRVAFLKLQRQSGNLNEKAREQLVDEALKREEIGRVKMSVSTEDVDAAFARFAGNNKMTPQQLTKVLSQAGVGADHFKSFIAVQMSWPRLVNARYGARGKMSTQDLVTRLKERGEKPVTTEYFLQQVIFVIPESKRNSITGKRKAEAEASRKRYPGCDQAMTFAATMRDVAIKDLGRILAPELPEDWKALVEKTKEGGTTGTRVTEKGVEYLAICKQRQVSDDYAAEMVFKSEDLMKAKEGENPNEKKYMDELRKKAQIVNT